The Vibrio mangrovi genome includes a region encoding these proteins:
- a CDS encoding DUF2586 domain-containing protein encodes MAWPSVIINIKNMMNGPIAGVEYHFLFVGYGTVSGAERELTVVDASTDLEEALSSAGESLLTTVMAAQLNGGSEWTAGVMVLDEADNWQDAVRKANETASFEAFVLDFPATDKTLLENAVAMRTELKNALGRETFAVCCLPKVDNSDVANGETWEAWLAKSVAIVDGVASQYITVVPLVHADGSTLGKYCGRLANQVDASIADSPARVKTGSVVGSTDFLTDKDGKALELSVLKTLESNRIACPMWYPDYDGQYWTTGRTLDVEGGDFQDIRHIRVAMKAARKVRIRAIARIADRTFNSTPQSEAQAKLFMTQDLREMALTGNPGEIYPPEEDDIQIKWVNSTEVEIYMAVQPYECPVKITVAIYISQGDEA; translated from the coding sequence TTTGTCGGATACGGTACTGTTTCCGGTGCAGAACGTGAGTTAACGGTTGTTGATGCCTCGACAGATCTGGAAGAAGCTTTGTCTTCAGCCGGAGAATCTCTGCTGACCACCGTGATGGCTGCACAACTGAACGGTGGTAGCGAATGGACTGCCGGAGTTATGGTGCTCGATGAAGCCGACAACTGGCAGGATGCGGTTCGTAAAGCCAATGAAACGGCAAGTTTCGAAGCATTTGTGCTTGATTTCCCAGCAACAGATAAAACCTTGCTTGAGAATGCTGTGGCAATGCGTACTGAGCTGAAAAATGCACTTGGCCGGGAAACTTTTGCGGTTTGCTGCCTGCCGAAAGTTGATAACTCGGATGTGGCGAATGGTGAAACCTGGGAAGCCTGGTTAGCAAAATCAGTCGCGATTGTTGATGGCGTTGCCAGTCAGTACATCACGGTTGTTCCTCTGGTTCATGCTGACGGTTCAACATTAGGTAAATACTGCGGTCGTCTGGCAAATCAGGTTGATGCGTCAATTGCTGATTCTCCGGCCCGGGTGAAAACCGGTAGTGTTGTAGGTTCGACTGATTTTCTGACTGACAAAGATGGCAAAGCATTAGAGCTGTCTGTGCTGAAAACACTGGAGTCAAATCGTATTGCGTGCCCGATGTGGTATCCGGACTACGATGGTCAGTACTGGACAACCGGCCGTACACTGGATGTCGAAGGCGGTGATTTTCAGGATATCCGTCATATCCGTGTTGCAATGAAAGCGGCCCGTAAGGTTCGTATCCGTGCCATTGCCCGGATTGCTGATCGTACATTCAACTCGACACCACAAAGTGAAGCTCAGGCGAAACTCTTTATGACGCAGGATCTGCGTGAAATGGCACTGACCGGCAATCCGGGTGAAATCTATCCGCCGGAAGAAGATGACATTCAAATCAAATGGGTCAACAGCACTGAAGTTGAAATTTATATGGCGGTTCAGCCATATGAGTGCCCAGTCAAAATTACTGTTGCAATCTATATCAGCCAAGGAGATGAAGCATGA